A single genomic interval of Arachis duranensis cultivar V14167 chromosome 7, aradu.V14167.gnm2.J7QH, whole genome shotgun sequence harbors:
- the LOC107457897 gene encoding DELLA protein 1 (The sequence of the model RefSeq protein was modified relative to this genomic sequence to represent the inferred CDS: added 114 bases not found in genome assembly) — MITDDNIFAGSSSYEPFSMSGGNCMDELLAAIGYKKLRSKDNMADVGQKLDQQLEAVMMDNNVNAREDGTSSNVASDDAVVHYDDPNDVFPWEKTMLTPTTTHNNNQNDTTISNSLPFTQILEDPLRFNILNGNSAKDNDLTAVTETVKSQVEQHSDLTCLCVAVEDTGVRLVHALMACAQAIQEGKLDLADVLVNHASVLASQQGGAMRKVAANFSHALARRIYGAFPEESMSSSLSDMLHVHFYETCPYLKFAHFTANQAILEAFSSATAVHVIDFGLKQGLQWPALMQALALRPGGPPSFRLTGIGPTSPEDTDTLQQVGWRLSQLARTIQVRFEFRGFGCNSLSDLDPTALDIKPGESVAVNAVFELHRMLAKPGSLERVLNTVKNIEPEIVTVVEQEANHNGPVFFERFTEAMHYYSSLFDSMEGSVNEDGTLSEVYLGRQICNVVACEGEDRVERHETLAQWRVRMGSAGFEPVRLGSNAFRQARMLLALFAGGEGYRVEENDGCLLLGWQMRPLVATSAWRVASGARRH, encoded by the exons ATGATAACCGACGATAATATATTCGCGGGTTCTTCATCCTATGAACCATTTTCAATGTCCGGTGGTAATTGCATGGACGAATTGCTAGCAGCTATAGGCTACAAGAAGTTGCGATCAAAGGACAACATGGCTGACGTGGGCCAGAAGCTGGACCAGCAGCTCGAAGCGGTGATGATGGATAATAATGTCAATGCACGCGAAGACGGTACCTCTTCCAACGTCGCTTCAGACGACGCCGTCGTTCACTACGATGACCCCAACGATGTCTTCCCCTGGGAAAAAACCATGCTCACCCCCACGACCACCCACAACAATAACCAAAACGACACCACAATCTCCAATTCACTGCCGTTTACGCAAATCCTGGAGGACCCTCTACGGTTCAACATTCTCAACGGAAACTCAGCCAAGGACAACGATCTTACAGCGGTTACCGAAACCGTAAAATCGCAAGTGGAGCAACATTCAGACCTCACGTGTCTTTGTGTGGCGGTCGAAGACACTGGCGTGCGACTCGTCCACGCGCTGATGGCGTGCGCGCAGGCGATCCAGGAAGGGAAGCTTGACCTCGCTGACGTGCTCGTGAACCACGCGTCGGTCCTCGCGTCGCAGCAGGGCGGTGCGATGAGGAAAGTCGCCGCCAACTTCTCTCACGCGTTGGCGCGTCGAATCTACGGCGCGTTCCCGGAAGAGTCCATGAGCTCCTCGCTCTCCGACATGCTCCACGTCCACTTCTACGAGACTTGCCCGTACCTCAAATTTGCGCACTTCACCGCCAACCAAGCGATTCTAGAAGCTTTCTCCTCCGCAACCGCCGTCCACGTCATCGATTTCGGCCTGAAGCAGGGGCTTCAGTGGCCCGCGCTCATGCAGGCCCTGGCACTCCGTCCCGGAGGACCACCATCCTTCCGGTTAACCGGAATCGGACCGACATCGCCAGAGGACACCGACACTCTTCAACAAGTCGGTTGGAGGCTTTCGCAGCTTGCGAGAACGATTCAGGTTCGGTTCGAGTTCCGGGGATTCGGCTGTAACAGCCTCTCGGATCTTGATCCAACGGCTCTTGATATCAAACCAGGAGAATCCGTCGCCGTTAACGCCGTCTTTGAGCTTCACCGTATGCTCGCCAAGCCCGGTTCGCTTGAGAGGGTTTTGAACACAGTAAAAAATATCGAACCGGAGATAGTGACGGTGGTGGAGCAGGAAGCGAACCATAACGGTCCTGTGTTTTTTGAACGGTTCACGGAGGCGATGCATTATTACTCGAGTTTGTTTGATTCGATGGAAGGATCGGTAAATGAGGATGGGACTCTTTCGGAGGTTTACTTAGGGAGGCAGATATGCAACGTTGTGGCGTGCGAAGGAGAGGACCGTGTGGAGCGGCATGAAACGCTGG GGGTGGAGGAGAACGACGGGTGTCTCTTGCTCGGTTGGCAAATGAGGCCACTCGTTGCTACATCCGCGTGGAGAGTCGCCAGCGGCGCCCGCCGCCATTGA